One Theropithecus gelada isolate Dixy chromosome 18, Tgel_1.0, whole genome shotgun sequence DNA segment encodes these proteins:
- the HAUS1 gene encoding HAUS augmin-like complex subunit 1, with the protein MEPLEERETQVAAWLKKIFGDHPIPQYEVNPRTTEILHHLSERNRVRDRDVYLVVEDLKQKASEYESEAKYLQDLLMESVNFSPANLSSTGSRYLNALVDSSVALETKDTSLASFIPAVNDLTSNLFRTKSKSEEIKIELEKLEKNLTATLVLEKCLQEDVKKAELHLSIERAKVDNRRQNMDFLKAKSEEFRFGIKAAEEQLSARGMDASLSHQSLVALSEKLARLKQQIIPLKKKLESYLDLMPNPSLARVKIEEAKRELDSIEAELTRRVDMMEL; encoded by the exons GTTGCTGCgtggttaaaaaaaatatttggagatcaTCCCATTCCACAGTATGAGGTGAACCCACGGACCACAGAGATTTTACATCACCTTTCAGAACGCAACAGGGTCCGGGACAGGGATGTCTACCTGGTAGTAGAGGACTTGAAGCAGAAAGCAAGTGAATACGAATCAGAAG CCAAGTATCTTCAAGACCTTCTCATGGAGAGTGTGAATTTTTCCCCTGCCAACCTCTCTAGCACTGGTTCCAGGTATCTGAATGCTTTGGTTGACAGTTCAGTGGCCCTTGAAACAAAGGATACCTCACTAGCTAG TTTTATCCCTGCAGTGAATGATTTGACCTCTAATCTCTTTCGTACCAAATCAAAAAGTGAAGAAATCAAGATTGAACtggaaaaacttgaaaaaaatctaaCTGCAACATTAGTATTAGAAAAATGTCTACAAGA ggATGTCAAGAAAGCAGAGTTGCATCTGTCTATAGAAAGGGCCAAAGTTGATAATCGTCGTCAGAACATGGACTTTCTAAAAGCAAAGTCAGAGGAATTCAGATTTGGAATCAAGGCTGCAGAG GAGCAACTTTCAGCCAGAGGCATGGATGCTTCTCTGTCTCATCAGTCCCTAGTAGCACTATCGGAG AAACTGGCAAGATTAAAGCAACAGATTATACCTTTGAAGAAAAAATTGGAGTCCTATTTAGACTTAATGCCG aatccATCTCTTGCTCGAGTGAAAATTGAAGAAGCAAAGCGTGAATTA GATAGCATTGAAGCTGAACTTACAAGAAGAGTAGACATGATGGAACTGTga